In Marmota flaviventris isolate mMarFla1 chromosome 17, mMarFla1.hap1, whole genome shotgun sequence, a single genomic region encodes these proteins:
- the Arl4d gene encoding ADP-ribosylation factor-like protein 4D produces the protein MGNHLTEMAPTASFLPHFQALHVVVIGLDSAGKTSLLYRLKFKEFVQTVPTKGFNTEKIRVPLGGSRGITFQVWDVGGQEKLRPLWRSYTRRTDGLVFVVDAAETERLEEAKVELHRISRASDNQGVPVLVLANKQDQPGALSAAEVEKRLAVRELAAATLTHVQGCSAVDGLGLQPGLERLYEMILKRKKVARASKKRR, from the coding sequence ATGGGGAACCATTTGACTGAGATGGCGCCCACCGCCTCCTTCTTGCCCCACTTCCAGGCCCTGCATGTTGTAGTCATCGGGCTGGACTCAGCAGGAAAAACCTCCCTCCTTTACCGCCTCAAGTTCAAGGAGTTTGTTCAGACCGTCCCCACAAAAGGTTTCAACACTGAGAAGATCCGGGTGCCCTTGGGGGGCTCCCGCGGAATCACCTTCCAAGTATGGGATGTTGGGGGTCAGGAGAAGCTGCGACCACTTTGGCGCTCCTACACCCGCCGGACAGATGGGCTGGTGTTTGTAGTAGATGCTGCAGAGACTGAGCGACTAGAAGAGGCCAAGGTGGAGTTGCATCGAATCAGTCGGGCTTCAGACAATCAGGGGGTTCCCGTCCTGGTGCTGGCCAACAAGCAGGACCAGCCTGGGGCACTCAGCGCAGCAGAGGTGGAGAAGAGGCTGGCAGTCCGTGAGCTGGCAGCTGCCACGCTCACCCACGTGCAGGGCTGCAGTGCTGTGGATGGACTGGGCTTGCAGCCAGGCCTTGAGCGCTTGTATGAGATGATCCTCAAGAGGAAGAAGGTGGCCCGGGCAAGCAAGAAGAGACGGTGA